In Cydia pomonella isolate Wapato2018A chromosome 1, ilCydPomo1, whole genome shotgun sequence, one genomic interval encodes:
- the LOC133522566 gene encoding succinate--CoA ligase [GDP-forming] subunit beta, mitochondrial, protein MAAMKNTKNIKLFTFLASKCNTQVSTRRFLNLQEYHSKDLLRKHQVSVQDFRIIDTKLDPKPLGDFKADEYVVKAQILAGGRGKGHFDNGFKGGVHLTKNPKDIMGLAKNMLGHKLITKQTPKEGIKVEKVMVAESVNIKRETYLSIIMDRSFNGAALVASPAGGMDIEAVAEKTPHLVKTLPIDIYEGISDTVAIEIADFLEFKGDLKKKCAEEIKKMWQLFTKVDATQLEINPLVETDDGRVVAVDAKINFDDNAQFRQQEIFALDDDSESDPREKEAAALNLTYIDMDGSIGCMVNGAGLAMATMDLIALSGGQPANFLDLGGGVGQAQVSAALRILESDPKVKVVFVNVLAGIVNCATVANGIVAACKANPPRHPIVIRLQGTNSATAKKILEESGLPLHMINDADKAAQTAVRLANSK, encoded by the exons ATGGCTGCGATGAAAAATACCAAGAATATTAAACTTTTCACCTTTCTGGCTTCGAAATGTAATACTCAAGTGAGCACGAGAAGATTCTTGAACCTACAAGAGTACCACAGCAAAGATCTATTAAGGAAGCATCAGGTATCAGTTCAGGACTTCCGTATTATTGATACCAAACTAGATCCTAAACCACTCGGCGACTTCAAAGCTGATGAGTACGTGGTGAAGGCCCAGATCCTAGCCGGCGGCAGAGGTAAAGGTCATTTCGATAATGGATTTAAAGGGGGAGTTCATTTGACCAAAAATCCCAAAGACATAATGGGCTTAGCAAAAAATATGTTAGgtcataaattaataaccaAACAGACTCCAAAGGAAGGCATAAAAGTAGAAAAAGTCATGGTGGCCGAGAGTGTAAACATCAAACGCGAGACATATTTGAGCATAATAATGGATAGAAGTTTTAATGGTGCAGCTTTGGTAGCATCGCCAGCAGGTGGCATGGATATAGAGGCTGTGGCGGAGAAAACGCCCCATTTAGTGAAGACTTTGCCCATTGACATATATGAGGGCATTTCTGATACTGTAGCAATTGAGATTGCAGATTTCTTAGAGTTCAAAGGTGATCTAAAGAAGAAATGTGCTGAGGAGATTAAAAAAATGTGGCAATTGTTTACAAAG gTGGATGCAACCCAACTTGAAATAAACCCTTTAGTGGAGACAGACGATGGACGAGTGGTTGCTGTGGATGCTAAGATCAACTTTGATGACAATGCTCAGTTCAGGCAGCAAGAGATATTTGCATTGGATGATGATTCTGAATCAGATCCTAGAGAG AAAGAAGCAGCTGCTCTCAACCTCACATATATAGACATGGATGGAAGCATTGGCTGTATGGTGAATGGGGCTGGTCTGGCCATGGCCACTATGGACCTGATTGCACTGAGTGGTGGCCAGCCTGCAAATTTCTTAGACCTTGGAGGAGGTGTGGGTCAAGCACAGGTCTCGGCAGCGTTGAGGATTTTGGAGTCAGATCCGAAAGTGAAAGTTGTATTTGTCAATGTTCTTGCTG GCATTGTGAACTGTGCTACAGTTGCTAACGGAATCGTGGCAGCTTGCAAAGCAAACCCACCAAGGCATCCTATAGTCATCAGGCTGCAAGGTACAAACTCAGCCACAGCTAAGAAAATCCTTGAGGAGTCCGGCTTGCCCTTGCACATGATAAATGACGCGGATAAAGCTGCCCAAACCGCAGTGAGATTAGCTAATTCTAAGTAA
- the LOC133522577 gene encoding small ribosomal subunit protein uS7 encodes MADESWVDDGMDAGSVAVDNAPLPQAADIPEIKLFGRWSCYDVQVSDMSLQDYISVKEKYAKYLPHSAGRYAHKRFRKAQCPIVERLTNSLMMHGRNNGKKLMAVRIVKHAFEIIHLLTGENPLQVLVTAIINSGPREDSTRIGRAGTVRRQAVDVSPLRRVNQAIWLLCTGAREAAFRNIKTIAECVADELINAAKGSSNSYAIKKKDELERVAKSNR; translated from the coding sequence ATGGCTGATGAAAGCTGGGTTGATGACGGCATGGACGCAGGCAGCGTGGCCGTCGACAACGCGCCCCTACCCCAAGCGGCCGATATTCCCGAAATCAAGCTTTTTGGGCGATGGAGCTGCTACGATGTCCAGGTTTCGGACATGTCCCTGCAAGATTACATCTCCGTGAAGGAGAAATACGCCAAGTATTTACCACACTCAGCTGGTAGGTACGCACACAAGCGTTTCCGCAAAGCTCAGTGCCCCATCGTGGAGCGTCTGACGAACTCCCTGATGATGCATGGTCGCAACAACGGCAAGAAGCTGATGGCCGTAAGAATCGTGAAACACGCTTTCGAAATCATCCACTTGCTAACCGGTGAGAACCCCCTGCAAGTCCTTGTGACGGCCATCATCAACTCCGGGCCCCGTGAAGACTCCACCAGAATCGGTCGCGCCGGTACCGTGCGTCGTCAGGCCGTGGACGTGTCGCCGCTGCGTCGCGTCAACCAGGCTATCTGGCTGCTGTGCACGGGTGCCCGCGAGGCCGCCTTCAGAAACATCAAGACTATCGCGGAGTGCGTCGCCGACGAGCTCATCAATGCTGCCAAGGGTTCCTCCAACTCTTATGCTATCAAGAAGAAGGACGAGCTGGAGCGTGTCGCTAAATCCAACCGTTAA
- the LOC133522630 gene encoding uncharacterized protein LOC133522630, whose translation MSLRDDESTSDDEVFFGKLSLKELKHMFCIHQNNGQTIATNEQLENDNHNMSLKLTHSEPDITSKHKGDASPENIPKSLSNTPLSPDQPNLFAIWDTSSMEFDNTLEEIEYILNNPPKAEKKNTDNNFHKEAELEGNQIPIQVNKEKVTLNAKPSAVVTSMKQVQKEKEVFAASSSVQHTKEKVTLNAKPSAVVTSMKQFQKEKEVFAASSSVQHTKEKVTLNAKPSAVVTSMKQVQKEKEVFAASSSVPHTKEKVTLNAKPSAVVTSMKQVQKEKEVFAASSSVPHTKEKVTLNAKPSAVVTSMKQVQKEKEVFAASSSVQHKKEKVTLNAKPSAVVTSMKQVQKEKEVFATSSSVRHTKPALCITPANPTVFKKPSPSTSKKTPRKNNAFLHIASPVAYYINNSPKIPLIQNVFPKKILRGLSSIPKLVKSSVSKPSNKENVNLPSVAYKSAKKNHCD comes from the exons ATGAGTTTGAGAGACGACGAATCAACCAGTGATGACGAAGTATTCTTCGGAAAGTTAAGTTTGAAAGAACTTAAACACATGTTTTGTATCCACCAAAATAACGGACAAACTATAGC tactaaCGAACAACTTGAGAATGATAATCATAATATGAGCCTAAAACTAACTCACTCTGAACCTGATATTACATCGAAGCATAAAGGTGATGCATCACCAGAAAACATTCCAAAATCACTGTCGAACACACCATTATCCCCTGACCAACCGAATTTATTCGCGATCTGGGATACCTCAAGTATGGAGTTTGATAATACCCTTGAAGAAATAGAATACATATTGAACAACCCACCTAAAGCAGAGAAGAAAAATACAGACAATAATTTTCACAAAGAAGCAGAATTAGAGGGAAATCAAATTCCTATCCAAGTgaataaagaaaaagtgactttGAATGCAAAACCTTCAGCTGTAGTAACCTCTATGAAGCAAGTCCAGAAAGAGAAAGAAGTATTTGCTGCTTCATCATCTGTGCAACATACAAAAGAAAAAGTGACTTTGAATGCAAAACCTTCAGCTGTAGTAACCTCTATGAAGCAATTCCAGAAAGAGAAAGAAGTATTTGCTGCTTCATCATCTGTGCAACATACAAAAGAAAAAGTGACTTTGAATGCAAAACCTTCAGCTGTAGTAACCTCTATGAAGCAAGTCCAGAAAGAGAAAGAAGTATTTGCTGCTTCATCATCTGTGCCACATACAAAAGAAAAAGTGACTTTGAATGCAAAACCTTCAGCTGTAGTAACCTCTATGAAGCAAGTCCAGAAAGAGAAAGAAGTATTTGCTGCTTCATCATCTGTGCCACatacaaaagaaaaagtaacttTGAATGCAAAACCTTCAGCTGTAGTAACCTCTATGAAGCAAGTCCAGAAAGAGAAAGAAGTATTTGCTGCTTCATCATCTGTGcaacataaaaaagaaaaagtgactTTGAATGCAAAACCTTCAGCTGTAGTAACCTCTATGAAGCAAGTCCAGAAAGAGAAAGAAGTATTTGCTACTTCATCATCTGTGCGACATACAAAACCCGCCTTATGTATAACACCAGCTAACCCTACAGTTTTCAAGAAGCCATCCCCATCCACATCAAAAAAAACTCCTAGGAAAAACAATGCATTTCTACATATTGCTAGTCCTGTGGCATACTACATCAACAATAGCCCAAAAATTCCATTGATACAGAATGTGTTCCCTAAGAAAATCTTGCGAGGACTATCATCCATTCCAAAGCTTGTGAAGAGTTCTGTAAGCAAGCCAAGTAATAAAGAGAATGTTAATCTTCCTTCTGTTGCATataaaagtgcaaaaaaaaaccactgtg ATTGA